The following proteins are encoded in a genomic region of Elgaria multicarinata webbii isolate HBS135686 ecotype San Diego chromosome 16, rElgMul1.1.pri, whole genome shotgun sequence:
- the NEIL1 gene encoding endonuclease 8-like 1 isoform X2 yields the protein MPEGPELFLTGQYINAECGGLVFSGKVEKSELCPAPGQKAAPAVPTDLVFRFGMSGCFKLFPAAEVPKHAHLRFYTRERPPRALCYVDVRRFGRWEVGGGWQADRGPCVMLEYERFRENVLRNLSDKAFDKPICEALLNQRFFNGIGNYLRAEILYRLKIPPFEKARTVLEDLQHREQTSGRTLSQKVKLKRENPDLLELCHMVPMEVIRLGGKGYDPANATESTAFSAWLQCYYVRGMKSLSDANGRTIWFQGDPGPMAPKEGKSRKKRLQVKSDPDTLSPKVTKPGVRRTSRVNAPREGATGTRKLERKKRGKTVQEPEDPAGLGGTRRLSTRARRSSGPQESPLADSPAGSRKRRQSARINRAQAAATPRSRRVKAQ from the exons ATGCCTGAAGGCCCGGAGCTGTTCCTAACCGGCCAGTACATTAACGCGGAGTGCGGGGGGCTCGTTTTCTCGGGGAAGGTGGAGAAGTCGGAG cTCTGCCCAGCCCCGGGCCAGAAGGCAGCGCCAGCAGTGCCCACGGATCTCGTCTTCCGCTTCGGCATGTCCGGCTGCTTCAAGCTGTTCCCGGCGGCCGAGGTGCCGAAGCACGCCCACTTGCGCTTCTACACCCGGGAGCGGCCGCCCCGAGCCCTCTGCTACGTGGACGTCCGGCGCTTTGGCAGgtgggaggtgggcggcggctgGCAGGCGGACCGAGGGCCCTGCGTGATGCTGGAGTACGAGAGGTTCAG GGAGAACGTGTTGAGGAATCTCTCCGATAAAGCTTTTGACAAGCCCATCTGTGAGGCCCTGCTAAATCAGAGGTTTTTCAATGGTATCGGCAACTACCTCCGGGCGGAAATCCTCTACCG GTTAAAAATCCCTCCCTTTGAGAAGGCGCGGACAGTTCTTGAGGACCTGCAGCATCGGGAACAG ACCTCTGGCAGGACACTGAGCCAAAAGGTGAAGCTGAAACGGGAGAATCCCGACTTGCTGGAACTTTGCCACATGGTACCCATGGAGGTCATCAGGCTCG GTGGCAAAGGCTACGACCCAGCGAACGCCACGGAGTCCACCGCCTTTTCAGCATGGCTTCAGTGCTACTACGTCCGGGGCATGAAGTCCCTGAGCGACGCCAACGGCAGGACCATCTGGTTCCAG GGCGATCCCGGTCCGATGGCCCCGAAAG aGGGAAAGTCACGCAAGAAACGGTTGCAGGTGAAGTCCGATCCTGATACGCTGAGCCCAAAG GTCACAAAGCCCGGCGTCAGGAGGACTTCCAGGGTCAACGCTCCTCGGGAAGGCGCCACGGGAACGAGGAAGCTTGAAAGGAAGAAGAGGGGCAAAACCGTCCAAGAACCGGAGGACCCTGCTGGGCTCGGTGGCACCAGGAGGCTGAGCACCAGGGCCAGAAGGAGCTCTGGGCCCCAGGAGTCTCCGCTGGCCGATTCCCCGGCTGGGTCTCGGAAGAGGCGACAGTCCGCTCGGATAAACAGGG CCCAAGCTGCTGCTACCCCAAGGTCCAGGCGGGTGAAAGCTCAATAA
- the NEIL1 gene encoding endonuclease 8-like 1 isoform X1, which translates to MPEGPELFLTGQYINAECGGLVFSGKVEKSEVSKNPEVPFESDGYQISAASRGKELKLTLAPVQREPPPPPPPPGQLCPAPGQKAAPAVPTDLVFRFGMSGCFKLFPAAEVPKHAHLRFYTRERPPRALCYVDVRRFGRWEVGGGWQADRGPCVMLEYERFRENVLRNLSDKAFDKPICEALLNQRFFNGIGNYLRAEILYRLKIPPFEKARTVLEDLQHREQTSGRTLSQKVKLKRENPDLLELCHMVPMEVIRLGGKGYDPANATESTAFSAWLQCYYVRGMKSLSDANGRTIWFQGDPGPMAPKEGKSRKKRLQVKSDPDTLSPKVTKPGVRRTSRVNAPREGATGTRKLERKKRGKTVQEPEDPAGLGGTRRLSTRARRSSGPQESPLADSPAGSRKRRQSARINRAQAAATPRSRRVKAQ; encoded by the exons ATGCCTGAAGGCCCGGAGCTGTTCCTAACCGGCCAGTACATTAACGCGGAGTGCGGGGGGCTCGTTTTCTCGGGGAAGGTGGAGAAGTCGGAGGTGAGCAAGAATCCAGAAGTGCCCTTTGAGAGCGACGGCTACCAGATCTCGGCTGCGTCgcggggcaaagagctgaagctcACTTTGGCGCCCGTCCAGcgggagcctcctcctcctcctcctcctccagggcagcTCTGCCCAGCCCCGGGCCAGAAGGCAGCGCCAGCAGTGCCCACGGATCTCGTCTTCCGCTTCGGCATGTCCGGCTGCTTCAAGCTGTTCCCGGCGGCCGAGGTGCCGAAGCACGCCCACTTGCGCTTCTACACCCGGGAGCGGCCGCCCCGAGCCCTCTGCTACGTGGACGTCCGGCGCTTTGGCAGgtgggaggtgggcggcggctgGCAGGCGGACCGAGGGCCCTGCGTGATGCTGGAGTACGAGAGGTTCAG GGAGAACGTGTTGAGGAATCTCTCCGATAAAGCTTTTGACAAGCCCATCTGTGAGGCCCTGCTAAATCAGAGGTTTTTCAATGGTATCGGCAACTACCTCCGGGCGGAAATCCTCTACCG GTTAAAAATCCCTCCCTTTGAGAAGGCGCGGACAGTTCTTGAGGACCTGCAGCATCGGGAACAG ACCTCTGGCAGGACACTGAGCCAAAAGGTGAAGCTGAAACGGGAGAATCCCGACTTGCTGGAACTTTGCCACATGGTACCCATGGAGGTCATCAGGCTCG GTGGCAAAGGCTACGACCCAGCGAACGCCACGGAGTCCACCGCCTTTTCAGCATGGCTTCAGTGCTACTACGTCCGGGGCATGAAGTCCCTGAGCGACGCCAACGGCAGGACCATCTGGTTCCAG GGCGATCCCGGTCCGATGGCCCCGAAAG aGGGAAAGTCACGCAAGAAACGGTTGCAGGTGAAGTCCGATCCTGATACGCTGAGCCCAAAG GTCACAAAGCCCGGCGTCAGGAGGACTTCCAGGGTCAACGCTCCTCGGGAAGGCGCCACGGGAACGAGGAAGCTTGAAAGGAAGAAGAGGGGCAAAACCGTCCAAGAACCGGAGGACCCTGCTGGGCTCGGTGGCACCAGGAGGCTGAGCACCAGGGCCAGAAGGAGCTCTGGGCCCCAGGAGTCTCCGCTGGCCGATTCCCCGGCTGGGTCTCGGAAGAGGCGACAGTCCGCTCGGATAAACAGGG CCCAAGCTGCTGCTACCCCAAGGTCCAGGCGGGTGAAAGCTCAATAA